In the genome of Noviherbaspirillum sp. L7-7A, one region contains:
- a CDS encoding LysR family transcriptional regulator — protein sequence MKNATLRQLKIFETVARHLSFSRAAEELHLTQPAVSTQVKTLQGHVGLVLFEHLGKRTYLTPAGEELLRYSREIIRQFEEAEEALTQFKGVTGGKLNVAVISAGDYFFPRLLVEFARRHAGVTLNLSVHNREKLLGDIANNMTDLAIMVRPPEDMDTLNEAFAPHPYVIVAPPDHPYAKRKRITMAMIKREPFVVREKGSDTWNSMVESFGKHIDDLNIAMEIQSIETIKQAVIAGMGISFLSAHTISLELQAGSLTVLDVQGFPMMLNWYVVHRRGKRLPPVAQAFRDFLMSDGAALIQRFIGYAPGR from the coding sequence ATGAAGAACGCTACCCTGCGACAGTTGAAAATCTTTGAAACGGTGGCGCGTCACCTGAGTTTTTCGCGTGCTGCGGAGGAGCTGCACCTGACGCAGCCCGCGGTATCGACCCAGGTTAAGACGCTACAGGGCCATGTTGGCCTGGTGTTGTTCGAGCACCTGGGCAAGCGGACTTACCTCACGCCTGCGGGTGAGGAACTGCTGCGCTACAGCCGCGAGATCATTCGCCAGTTCGAAGAGGCGGAAGAAGCGCTGACCCAGTTCAAGGGCGTTACCGGCGGCAAGCTCAATGTCGCCGTCATTAGCGCCGGGGATTATTTCTTCCCACGGCTGCTAGTTGAGTTTGCGCGCCGGCATGCCGGTGTCACGCTCAACCTGAGCGTTCATAACCGGGAAAAACTGCTGGGCGACATCGCCAACAACATGACCGATCTGGCGATCATGGTCAGGCCGCCCGAAGACATGGACACCCTCAATGAAGCATTCGCGCCGCACCCGTACGTGATCGTGGCGCCGCCCGATCATCCGTATGCGAAGCGCAAGAGGATCACGATGGCGATGATCAAGCGCGAGCCTTTCGTGGTCAGGGAAAAGGGCTCAGACACCTGGAACTCCATGGTCGAAAGCTTTGGCAAGCACATCGATGACCTCAACATCGCGATGGAAATCCAGAGCATCGAGACCATCAAGCAGGCAGTGATTGCGGGCATGGGTATCAGCTTCCTGTCCGCGCACACTATCAGCTTGGAATTGCAGGCGGGAAGCCTGACAGTGCTCGACGTGCAAGGCTTCCCGATGATGCTGAACTGGTATGTGGTGCACCGCCGCGGCAAGCGCTTGCCCCCGGTCGCACAGGCCTTCCGCGATTTCCTGATGAGCGATGGCGCGGCGTTGATACAGCGTTTCATCGGCTATGCGCCCGGCCGATGA
- a CDS encoding 2-dehydropantoate 2-reductase, whose translation MKIAIIGAGAIGGYVGVKLALAGEDLTFIVRGANLRAIRSNGMKLIMQDGTEHVASNVKATDSYSEAGVQDLVILALKAHQLDAVADEVGKLVGPDTAIVTMQNGIPYWYFHKHGGELEGRQVQTVDPTGTLAGKIPVDQVIGCVVYPASELIAPGVVRHIEGDRFPLGELDGSVSERVTRIADCFTNAGFKAPVLDNIRSEIWLKLWGNLTFNPISALTHSTLVDICQFPLTRALAANMMTEAQTIANKLGIEFRVTLDKRIAGAEKVGKHKTSMLQDVEAGRESEVDALVGSVVELGRLTDTPTPHIDTAYALVKLLDRTVADEAGQVRLQKAA comes from the coding sequence ATGAAGATAGCAATCATAGGGGCAGGCGCCATTGGCGGCTATGTCGGCGTGAAACTCGCCCTGGCAGGGGAAGACCTGACGTTCATCGTCAGGGGCGCCAATCTGCGGGCCATACGCAGCAATGGCATGAAGCTCATCATGCAGGATGGCACCGAGCATGTCGCGTCCAATGTCAAGGCAACGGACAGCTACAGCGAGGCCGGAGTGCAGGATCTCGTGATCCTTGCGCTGAAGGCGCATCAGCTCGATGCAGTGGCGGATGAGGTCGGCAAGCTGGTCGGGCCGGACACTGCCATCGTGACGATGCAGAACGGCATCCCGTATTGGTATTTCCACAAGCATGGCGGCGAGCTGGAAGGCCGCCAGGTGCAGACAGTCGATCCTACCGGCACCCTGGCCGGTAAGATCCCGGTGGACCAGGTGATAGGCTGCGTGGTCTATCCGGCTTCCGAGCTGATCGCGCCGGGCGTTGTGCGGCACATCGAGGGAGACCGTTTCCCGCTGGGTGAACTGGACGGTTCCGTCAGCGAGCGCGTAACCAGGATAGCGGACTGCTTCACCAACGCCGGTTTCAAGGCACCGGTGCTGGACAATATCCGTTCCGAGATCTGGCTCAAGCTGTGGGGCAATCTCACCTTTAATCCCATCAGCGCGCTGACCCATTCGACGCTGGTTGATATCTGCCAGTTCCCGCTGACCCGCGCGCTTGCCGCCAATATGATGACGGAAGCGCAAACGATCGCCAACAAGCTCGGCATCGAGTTCAGGGTCACGCTGGACAAGCGAATTGCCGGCGCGGAGAAGGTGGGCAAGCACAAGACGTCGATGCTGCAGGATGTGGAGGCCGGACGCGAGTCCGAGGTGGATGCACTGGTCGGCTCGGTGGTCGAACTGGGAAGGCTGACCGATACGCCAACGCCGCATATCGACACGGCTTATGCGCTGGTAAAGCTGCTGGATCGCACCGTGGCGGACGAGGCCGGCCAAGTGCGCCTGCAGAAGGCGGCATGA
- a CDS encoding NAD(P) transhydrogenase subunit alpha: protein MEVSHTIINLIIFVLAIYVGYHVVWTVTPALHTPLMAVTNAISAIIIVGAMLAAGLTEGRLGQVMGVLAVALAAVNVFGGFLVTQRMLEMFRKKEPKAVKTADTAPALAKEGAK, encoded by the coding sequence ATGGAAGTCAGTCACACCATCATCAACCTCATCATCTTCGTGCTGGCCATCTACGTCGGCTACCACGTGGTCTGGACGGTCACGCCGGCGCTGCATACGCCGCTCATGGCCGTCACCAATGCGATCTCGGCCATCATCATCGTCGGCGCCATGCTGGCCGCCGGCCTGACCGAAGGCCGGCTTGGCCAGGTCATGGGCGTCTTGGCCGTGGCGCTGGCCGCGGTCAATGTGTTCGGCGGCTTCCTGGTGACGCAGCGCATGCTGGAGATGTTCAGGAAGAAGGAGCCCAAGGCGGTCAAGACTGCCGACACGGCGCCGGCGCTGGCCAAGGAGGGCGCGAAATGA
- the hyi gene encoding hydroxypyruvate isomerase — protein sequence MTRLAANLTMLFNEYPFMDRFEAAARAGFRGVEFLSPYSFHIDQLADKLALYQLELVLHNLPSGDWDAGERGIACHPDRVSEFREGVDEAILYARGLGVKQVNCLLGITPPGVHREQAHETAVSNLGYAAGKLKDAGIRLLIEPINTFDIPGFFLSRTAQAAKLIRDTGSDNVFIQYDIYHMQRMEGELINTLQANLPQIRHVQLADNPGRFEPGTGEINYRVVLSRLDAMGYDGWVGCEYKPRAGTLEGLAWRAEHGL from the coding sequence ATGACAAGACTCGCAGCCAACCTGACTATGCTGTTCAATGAATATCCCTTCATGGACCGCTTCGAAGCAGCCGCCCGCGCGGGGTTTCGCGGTGTTGAATTTCTGTCGCCATACTCGTTCCACATCGACCAGCTGGCCGACAAGCTTGCGCTTTATCAGCTTGAGCTGGTGCTGCACAACCTGCCGTCTGGCGACTGGGATGCGGGCGAGCGCGGCATCGCCTGCCATCCCGACCGGGTCAGCGAATTCCGCGAAGGGGTGGACGAAGCCATCCTGTATGCCCGCGGACTCGGGGTGAAGCAGGTGAATTGCCTGCTCGGCATCACGCCGCCAGGCGTGCATCGGGAACAGGCGCATGAGACCGCGGTGTCCAATCTCGGCTATGCCGCCGGCAAGCTCAAGGACGCGGGGATACGTCTGTTGATCGAGCCAATCAATACCTTTGACATCCCGGGCTTCTTCCTGTCACGCACTGCGCAGGCGGCGAAGCTGATCCGTGACACCGGCTCGGATAACGTGTTCATCCAGTACGACATCTATCACATGCAGCGGATGGAGGGCGAGCTGATCAACACCCTGCAGGCCAACCTCCCGCAGATACGCCATGTGCAGCTGGCGGATAACCCGGGGCGCTTCGAACCGGGCACCGGCGAGATCAATTACCGGGTTGTGCTGTCACGGCTGGATGCCATGGGCTATGACGGCTGGGTCGGGTGCGAATACAAGCCCAGGGCGGGCACCCTGGAAGGCCTGGCCTGGCGTGCCGAACATGGCCTGTAA
- the glxR gene encoding 2-hydroxy-3-oxopropionate reductase, protein MSMTKIGFIGLGIMGAPMAANLQAGGHKLYLHDRKNPPAALIEGGATVCTSAAEVAKRADVIIVMVPDTPHVEAVLFEEDGVAKGLTPGKIVVDMSSISPIATKTFAQRINALSCEYLDAPVSGGEVGAKAASLTIMVGGSKEAFGIVKPLFELMGKNITLVGGNGDGQTTKVANQIIVALNIQAVAEALLFASKAGADPAKVREALMGGFASSRILEVHGERMVKRTFNPGFRIELHQKDLNLALQGAKALGVSLPNTATAQELMNSCAAHGMSGLDHSALCQAIEMMSNHQIAQSQS, encoded by the coding sequence CTGAGCATGACAAAAATCGGATTTATCGGACTGGGCATCATGGGTGCGCCAATGGCAGCCAACCTGCAGGCTGGCGGGCACAAACTCTATCTGCATGACAGAAAGAACCCGCCGGCGGCATTGATCGAAGGCGGCGCAACGGTGTGCACGTCGGCTGCCGAGGTGGCCAAGCGCGCCGACGTCATCATTGTCATGGTGCCTGACACGCCGCATGTGGAAGCGGTGCTGTTTGAAGAAGACGGAGTGGCAAAAGGCCTCACGCCGGGCAAGATCGTAGTGGACATGAGCTCGATCTCGCCCATTGCTACCAAGACCTTTGCCCAGCGCATCAATGCGCTGAGCTGCGAATACCTGGATGCGCCAGTGTCGGGCGGCGAGGTTGGCGCCAAGGCGGCTTCGCTGACCATCATGGTCGGCGGCTCGAAGGAGGCATTCGGCATCGTCAAGCCGCTGTTTGAGCTGATGGGCAAGAACATCACGCTGGTGGGTGGCAACGGCGACGGCCAGACCACCAAGGTCGCCAACCAGATCATCGTGGCGCTGAATATCCAGGCGGTCGCGGAAGCGTTGCTGTTCGCCTCCAAGGCCGGTGCCGACCCGGCCAAGGTACGCGAGGCCCTGATGGGCGGCTTTGCTTCCTCGCGCATCCTGGAGGTGCACGGGGAGCGCATGGTCAAGCGCACCTTTAATCCGGGCTTTCGCATCGAGTTGCATCAGAAGGACCTGAACCTGGCATTGCAGGGTGCCAAGGCGCTGGGCGTCTCATTGCCCAATACCGCCACTGCGCAGGAACTGATGAATTCATGCGCAGCGCATGGCATGAGTGGGCTCGATCATTCGGCCCTGTGCCAGGCCATCGAAATGATGTCCAACCATCAGATCGCTCAGTCGCAGTCCTGA
- a CDS encoding NAD(P)(+) transhydrogenase (Re/Si-specific) subunit beta — protein sequence MMNMAFVSMNLVTMLYLVASVCFIQALKGLSHPSTARRGNTFGMTGMAIATLTTIMLMIKLQQEAAAGSGLGMWGVLVGVIAGGVIGATLARRVEMTKMPELVAAMHSLIGLAAVAIAVAAVSEPWAFGISARNAPIPIGNRIELFIGTFVGAITFSGSVIAFGKLAGKYKFRLFQGAPVSFPGQHMVNLVLAVLMLGLGIVFTMTQDWTPFILMTAIAFVLGVLIIIPIGGADMPVVVSMLNSYSGWAAAGIGFSLNNSMLIIAGSLVGSSGAILSYIMCRAMNRSFFNVILGGFGGEAATAGGGAQQQRNVKSGSADDAAFLMGNAETVIIVPGYGLAVARAQHALKELTEKLTHKGVTVKYAIHPVAGRMPGHMNVLLAEAEVPYDQVFEMEDINSEFGQADVVLVLGANDVVNPAAKDPKSPIAGMPILEAYKAKTVIVNKRSMAAGYAGLDNELFYMDKTMMVFGDAKKVIEDMVKAVE from the coding sequence ATGATGAACATGGCCTTTGTATCGATGAACCTGGTGACGATGCTGTACCTGGTCGCCTCGGTGTGCTTCATCCAGGCGCTGAAGGGCCTGTCGCATCCGTCCACGGCGCGCCGCGGCAACACCTTCGGCATGACCGGCATGGCCATTGCCACGCTCACGACCATCATGCTGATGATCAAGCTGCAGCAGGAAGCCGCGGCCGGCAGCGGGCTGGGCATGTGGGGCGTGCTGGTGGGCGTGATCGCCGGCGGCGTGATCGGCGCCACCCTGGCCAGGCGGGTGGAAATGACCAAGATGCCCGAGCTGGTGGCGGCGATGCACTCGCTGATCGGCCTGGCGGCGGTGGCCATTGCGGTGGCGGCAGTCTCCGAGCCCTGGGCCTTCGGCATCTCGGCGCGCAATGCGCCGATCCCGATCGGCAACCGCATCGAGCTGTTCATCGGCACCTTCGTCGGCGCCATCACCTTCTCGGGCTCGGTGATTGCGTTCGGCAAGCTGGCCGGCAAGTACAAGTTCCGGCTGTTCCAGGGCGCGCCGGTGAGCTTTCCGGGGCAGCACATGGTCAACCTGGTGCTGGCGGTGCTGATGCTGGGCCTGGGCATCGTGTTCACGATGACGCAGGACTGGACGCCGTTCATCCTGATGACGGCGATCGCCTTCGTGCTGGGCGTGCTGATCATCATCCCGATCGGCGGCGCGGACATGCCGGTGGTGGTGTCGATGTTGAACAGCTATTCGGGCTGGGCGGCGGCGGGCATTGGCTTCTCGCTGAACAACTCGATGCTCATCATTGCCGGCTCGCTGGTGGGCTCCTCCGGCGCGATCCTGTCCTACATCATGTGCCGCGCGATGAACCGGTCGTTCTTCAACGTGATCCTGGGCGGCTTCGGCGGCGAGGCCGCGACCGCCGGCGGCGGCGCGCAGCAGCAGCGCAACGTGAAGTCGGGCTCGGCCGATGATGCGGCCTTCCTGATGGGCAATGCCGAGACGGTGATCATCGTGCCGGGCTATGGCCTGGCGGTGGCGCGGGCGCAGCATGCGCTGAAGGAGCTGACCGAGAAGCTCACCCACAAGGGCGTGACGGTGAAGTACGCGATCCACCCGGTGGCGGGGCGCATGCCGGGGCACATGAACGTGCTGCTGGCCGAGGCCGAGGTGCCGTACGACCAGGTGTTCGAGATGGAAGACATCAACAGCGAATTCGGCCAGGCCGACGTGGTGCTGGTGCTGGGCGCCAACGACGTGGTGAACCCGGCGGCGAAGGACCCGAAGTCGCCGATCGCGGGCATGCCGATCCTGGAGGCGTACAAGGCCAAGACGGTGATCGTGAACAAGCGCTCGATGGCGGCGGGCTATGCGGGCCTGGACAACGAGCTGTTCTACATGGACAAGACCATGATGGTGTTTGGCGATGCGAAGAAGGTGATCGAGGACATGGTCAAGGCGGTGGAGTAG
- a CDS encoding LysR family transcriptional regulator — protein MDKLKQIETFIEVAEKGSLARAGLAQKISPAMLGRRIDALEKRLGVKLMHRTTRHLTLTEEGNAYLEQCTRLLADLDKAEQMIAEGRHKATGHLVVSAPAAFGRKHVASHAPEFVRTNPEVRLSFNLTDQVVDLVREGYDLGIRIGGTIDPSFVAIKLASNRRVVCGTPDYFARHGTPTTLEDLAKHNCLAFNLQGGQNRGWYFQKGGKPVTVKVDGNLDCNDGELLHSWASEGLGVGWRSTWEIQSQLASGQLITVLDEFALPDYDIMAVYPQQRHLPIRVRLFINMLKENYAQPDYWLRA, from the coding sequence ATGGACAAGCTAAAACAGATCGAGACGTTCATTGAAGTCGCCGAGAAAGGCAGCCTGGCCCGCGCCGGCCTTGCGCAGAAGATCAGTCCGGCCATGCTGGGCAGGCGCATTGATGCCCTAGAGAAAAGGCTGGGCGTGAAGCTGATGCATCGCACCACCAGGCATCTGACGCTAACCGAGGAAGGCAATGCCTATCTCGAACAATGCACACGCCTGCTGGCTGATCTCGACAAGGCAGAGCAGATGATCGCCGAGGGCCGGCACAAGGCAACCGGCCATCTTGTGGTGTCGGCGCCAGCAGCCTTCGGGCGCAAGCACGTGGCCTCGCATGCGCCCGAGTTCGTGCGCACCAATCCCGAGGTCAGGCTGTCATTCAATCTCACCGACCAAGTCGTGGACCTGGTGCGTGAAGGCTATGACCTAGGCATCCGTATCGGGGGCACCATCGATCCCAGCTTCGTCGCCATCAAGCTGGCCAGCAACCGCCGCGTGGTATGCGGCACGCCTGACTACTTCGCGCGCCACGGCACACCGACCACGCTGGAAGACCTTGCCAAGCATAACTGTCTCGCGTTCAATCTGCAGGGCGGCCAGAACCGCGGCTGGTATTTCCAGAAAGGCGGCAAGCCGGTAACGGTCAAGGTGGATGGCAATCTCGACTGCAATGATGGCGAGCTGTTGCACAGCTGGGCCAGCGAAGGCCTGGGCGTGGGTTGGCGCTCTACCTGGGAAATACAGTCCCAGCTTGCCAGCGGCCAGCTGATCACGGTATTGGACGAATTCGCGCTGCCTGACTACGACATCATGGCGGTGTATCCGCAGCAACGGCATCTGCCGATACGTGTCAGGCTGTTCATCAACATGCTCAAGGAAAATTATGCGCAGCCGGACTACTGGCTGCGCGCATGA
- the gcl gene encoding glyoxylate carboligase, producing the protein MAKMTAAQAAAYVLEKEGVTQVFGVPGAAINPFYAAMKKQGSIAHHLARHVEGASHMAEGYTRAVPGNIGVCVGTSGPAGTDMITGLYSAQADSIPILCITGQAPRARLHKEDFQAVDIESIAKPVTKWAVTVREPALVPRVFQQAFHLMRSGRPGPVLIDLPFDVQMGEIEFDPDTYEPLEVYKPKASRAQIEKALAMFNEAERPLITAGGGIINANASELLVEFAELTGVPVIPTLMAWGVIPDDHRLMAGMAGLQTSHRYGNATMLASDFVLGIGNRWANRHTGSVEVFTKDRKFVHVDIEPTQIGRVFGPDYGIVSDAGAALKLFIEVAREWKAQGKLRDRSAWVEQCLHRKRTMQRRTHFDQAPIKPQRVYEEMNKAFGRDTCYVSTIGLSQIAAAQFLHVYKPRHWINCGQAGPLGWTIPAALGVCAADPQRKVVAISGDYDFQFMIEELAVGAQFHLPYLHVVVNNSYLGLIRQAQRNFDMDFCVQLSFENINAPELNGYGVDHVAVVEGLGCKALRVTQPDDIPAAFAQAQKWMEEFRVPVVVEIILERVTNIAMGTELNNVNEFEEIATERRHAPTSAVPFEDA; encoded by the coding sequence ATGGCAAAGATGACGGCAGCACAGGCAGCGGCGTACGTGCTTGAAAAGGAAGGTGTTACCCAGGTGTTTGGCGTACCGGGTGCGGCAATCAATCCCTTCTATGCAGCAATGAAGAAGCAGGGCAGCATCGCGCATCATCTTGCGCGCCACGTCGAAGGCGCGTCGCACATGGCTGAAGGCTATACCCGTGCCGTGCCCGGCAACATCGGCGTGTGCGTCGGCACCTCGGGCCCTGCCGGCACGGACATGATTACCGGCCTGTATTCCGCACAGGCTGATTCGATACCCATACTCTGCATTACCGGCCAGGCACCGCGTGCCCGTCTGCACAAGGAAGACTTCCAGGCTGTCGATATCGAATCGATCGCCAAGCCAGTAACCAAGTGGGCAGTGACGGTGCGCGAGCCGGCACTGGTGCCGCGCGTATTCCAGCAAGCCTTTCATTTGATGCGATCAGGCCGCCCGGGCCCGGTGCTGATCGACCTGCCATTCGATGTGCAGATGGGCGAGATTGAATTCGATCCCGACACCTATGAGCCGCTGGAAGTCTATAAGCCAAAAGCCAGCCGCGCGCAAATCGAGAAAGCGCTCGCAATGTTCAATGAGGCCGAGCGGCCGCTGATCACTGCTGGCGGCGGCATCATCAATGCCAATGCATCCGAACTGCTGGTGGAATTTGCCGAGCTGACCGGCGTGCCGGTCATTCCCACCCTGATGGCCTGGGGTGTGATCCCCGACGACCACCGCTTAATGGCGGGCATGGCCGGACTGCAGACCAGCCATCGCTATGGCAATGCTACCATGCTGGCATCGGACTTTGTGCTTGGCATAGGCAACCGCTGGGCCAACCGCCACACCGGTTCGGTTGAGGTCTTCACCAAGGACCGCAAGTTCGTCCACGTCGATATCGAGCCCACCCAGATTGGCCGTGTGTTCGGTCCGGACTACGGCATCGTCTCCGATGCCGGCGCCGCATTAAAGCTGTTCATCGAGGTGGCAAGGGAGTGGAAGGCGCAGGGCAAGCTGCGCGACCGCAGCGCCTGGGTCGAGCAATGCCTGCATCGCAAGCGCACTATGCAGCGCCGCACCCATTTCGACCAGGCGCCGATCAAGCCGCAACGGGTCTATGAAGAGATGAACAAGGCATTCGGCCGCGACACCTGCTATGTCAGCACCATTGGCCTGTCGCAGATCGCGGCGGCGCAGTTCCTGCACGTCTACAAGCCGCGGCACTGGATCAATTGCGGACAGGCGGGCCCGCTGGGCTGGACCATCCCGGCCGCGCTGGGTGTATGCGCTGCCGACCCGCAACGCAAGGTGGTTGCGATTTCCGGCGACTACGACTTCCAGTTCATGATCGAGGAGCTCGCGGTCGGCGCCCAGTTTCACCTGCCTTACCTGCATGTGGTGGTCAACAATTCCTATCTTGGCCTGATCCGGCAGGCGCAGCGCAATTTCGACATGGATTTCTGCGTGCAGCTTTCCTTCGAAAACATTAACGCGCCGGAGCTCAACGGCTACGGCGTCGACCATGTCGCAGTGGTCGAGGGCCTGGGCTGCAAGGCGTTGCGGGTCACGCAGCCCGACGATATTCCGGCCGCGTTCGCACAGGCCCAGAAATGGATGGAGGAGTTCAGGGTCCCGGTGGTGGTCGAAATCATCCTGGAGCGCGTGACCAATATCGCCATGGGCACCGAACTGAACAACGTCAATGAATTCGAAGAGATCGCAACAGAGCGCCGCCATGCGCCGACGTCTGCCGTGCCATTCGAAGATGCATGA
- a CDS encoding Re/Si-specific NAD(P)(+) transhydrogenase subunit alpha yields MRIGIPIETREGETRVAATPETVKKLVAAKHELVVQAGAGITSSINDEAYAAAGAQVGSAADAFGADMVLKVRAPNPEELGLLRPGTVVIGMLNPFDAENIAVMAQRGLSAFALEAAPRITRAQSMDVLSSQANIAGYKAVMLAANTYQRFMPMLMTAAGTVKAARVLIMGVGVAGLQAIATAKRLGAVIEASDVRPPVKEQVESLGAKFIDVPFLTDEEREIAQGSGGYARPMPADWMRRQAELVHERARQADIVITTALIPGRRAPVLIGEDTVRSMKPGSVIVDMAVEQGGNCPLSELGKTVTKHGVHIIGEPNLATLVAADASALYARNVLDFLKLIVDKDAGLAIDREDEIVAATLLCHGGDILRKQ; encoded by the coding sequence ATGCGTATAGGCATTCCCATTGAAACGAGGGAGGGGGAGACGCGCGTCGCCGCCACCCCCGAGACCGTCAAGAAGCTGGTGGCGGCCAAACATGAGCTGGTGGTCCAGGCCGGCGCCGGCATCACCTCCAGCATCAACGACGAGGCCTATGCCGCCGCCGGCGCGCAGGTCGGCAGCGCAGCCGATGCCTTCGGCGCCGACATGGTGCTCAAGGTGCGCGCCCCCAATCCCGAGGAACTCGGCCTGCTGCGCCCCGGCACCGTCGTCATCGGCATGCTCAACCCCTTCGACGCCGAGAACATCGCCGTCATGGCCCAGCGCGGCCTGTCGGCCTTCGCGCTCGAAGCCGCGCCCCGCATCACCCGCGCCCAGTCCATGGACGTGCTGTCTTCCCAGGCCAACATCGCCGGCTACAAGGCCGTCATGCTCGCCGCCAACACCTACCAGCGCTTCATGCCCATGCTCATGACCGCCGCCGGCACCGTCAAGGCCGCCCGCGTGCTGATCATGGGCGTGGGCGTGGCCGGCCTGCAGGCCATCGCCACGGCCAAGCGCCTGGGCGCGGTCATCGAGGCTTCCGACGTGCGCCCGCCGGTCAAGGAACAGGTCGAGTCGCTCGGCGCGAAGTTCATCGACGTGCCTTTCCTCACCGATGAAGAACGCGAGATCGCCCAGGGTTCGGGCGGCTATGCCCGCCCGATGCCGGCCGACTGGATGCGCCGCCAGGCCGAGCTGGTGCACGAGCGCGCCAGGCAGGCCGACATCGTCATCACCACCGCGCTCATCCCCGGCCGCCGCGCGCCGGTGCTGATCGGCGAGGACACGGTACGGTCCATGAAGCCCGGCTCGGTCATCGTCGACATGGCGGTGGAGCAGGGCGGCAACTGCCCGCTGTCGGAACTGGGCAAAACGGTCACGAAGCACGGCGTGCACATCATCGGCGAGCCCAACCTGGCCACGCTGGTGGCGGCCGACGCCTCGGCGCTGTATGCGCGCAACGTGCTGGACTTTTTGAAGCTCATCGTCGACAAGGACGCCGGCCTGGCCATCGACCGGGAAGACGAGATCGTCGCGGCCACGCTGCTGTGCCATGGCGGCGACATCCTTCGCAAACAATAA
- a CDS encoding fumarylacetoacetate hydrolase family protein, which translates to MIQRWLRFQHQGQVCFGTLEGEKIRIFEGDMMVDPIPTDLSTTMNDVKLLTPVVPGKVIALWNNFHALGRKLELPPPKEPLYLIKSSNSYLNPGETIRKPRDEGKVVYEGELGVIIGKTCSDVAEEDALAHVFGYTCANDVTVADIIQRDPTFPQWARAKGFDTFCPFGPVVATGLDPAMLVVRTMLNSEVRQDYPVNDMVFPVQKLVSMISRDMTLYPGDMILCGTSVGVGSMKPGSIVEVEIGGIGKLRNRFE; encoded by the coding sequence ATGATTCAACGCTGGCTGCGGTTTCAGCATCAAGGTCAAGTCTGCTTCGGTACGCTGGAAGGCGAGAAAATCCGGATCTTCGAAGGCGACATGATGGTCGACCCCATCCCGACCGATCTCTCGACGACGATGAACGACGTCAAGTTGCTCACCCCCGTCGTGCCGGGCAAGGTCATCGCGCTCTGGAACAACTTCCATGCACTTGGCCGCAAGCTTGAACTGCCGCCGCCTAAGGAGCCGCTTTATCTGATCAAGTCGTCCAATTCCTACCTCAATCCCGGCGAGACCATCAGGAAGCCGCGCGATGAAGGCAAGGTCGTCTACGAAGGCGAACTGGGCGTCATCATTGGCAAGACCTGCAGCGACGTTGCCGAGGAAGATGCGCTCGCCCATGTGTTTGGCTACACCTGCGCCAATGACGTTACCGTGGCCGACATCATTCAGCGTGACCCAACTTTCCCCCAGTGGGCGCGCGCCAAGGGCTTCGATACCTTCTGTCCGTTCGGCCCGGTGGTGGCCACCGGCCTCGACCCCGCCATGCTGGTTGTACGCACCATGCTCAACAGCGAGGTGCGGCAGGACTACCCGGTCAATGACATGGTGTTTCCGGTACAAAAATTGGTCAGCATGATTTCACGCGACATGACGCTCTATCCCGGCGACATGATCCTGTGCGGCACCTCTGTCGGCGTGGGTTCGATGAAGCCCGGCAGCATCGTCGAGGTCGAGATCGGCGGCATCGGAAAGCTGCGTAACCGTTTCGAGTAA